In Oreochromis aureus strain Israel breed Guangdong linkage group 15, ZZ_aureus, whole genome shotgun sequence, a single genomic region encodes these proteins:
- the LOC116335570 gene encoding ephrin type-B receptor 3 isoform X1, with product MTMDYFLLLCSLLLPVVSAVEETLMDTKWATTELAWTAHPETGWEEVSGYDDAMNPIRTYQVCNVRELNQNNWLRSDFIPRKDVLRVYVEMKFTVRDCNSIPNIPGSCKETFNLFYYESDSDSATATSPFWMENPYVKVDTIAPDESFSMLESGRVNTKVRSFGPLSKAGFYLAFQDLGACMSLISVRVFYKKCSTTIANFAVFPETATGAEATSLVIAPGTCVPNALEVSVPLKLYCNGDGEWMVPVGACTCMAGFEPAMKDTQCQACSPGTFKSKQGDSLCLPCPANSRASSGAASVCSCRNGYYRSDTDSPDSPCTTVPSAPRSVISSVNETSLVLEWSEPRDLGGRDDVLYNVICKKCLPDRGMCSRCDDNVDISPRHLGLTQRRVAVRNLQAHTQYSFEIQAVNGVSNKSPYTPQFSAVNITTNQAAPSAVPTVHLMAATASTMSLSWLPPEKPNGIILDYEIKYHEKDQGEAIAHTMTAQRSNARIEGLKAGTPYVVQVRARTVAGYGRYSSPADFSTNLQTDPPKSLQEQLPLIVGSATATLVFIIAVVVIAIVCLRKQRNGSESEYTEKLQQYKSPIVTPGMKVYIDPFTYEDPNEAVREFAKEIDVSCVKIEEVIGAGNPPKLLSYRGKTASHLQAIPLEDFTPSGEFGEVCRGRLKLPGRREIIVAIKTLKVGYTDRQRRDFLSEASIMGQFDHPNIIRLEGVVTKSRPVMIVTEFMENGALDSFLRLNDGQFTVIQLVGMLRGIAAGMKYLSDMNYVHRDLAARNILVNSNLVCKVSDFGLSRFLEDDPTDPTYTSSLGGKIPIRWTAPEAIAYRKFTSASDVWSYGIVMWEVMSYGERPYWDMSNQDVINAVEQDYRLPPPMDCPTALHQLMLDCWVKERNLRPKFTQIVATLDKLIRNAASLKVVTNSTQSSGVSQPLLDRCVPDYTTFTTVGDWLDAIKMSRYRDNFVNAGFASFDLVAQMTAEDLLRIGVTLAGHQKKILGSIQDMRLQMNQTLPVQV from the exons AGACATTGATGGACACAAAGTGGGCCACGACAGAATTGGCTTGGACTGCACACCCTGAGACTGGG TGGGAAGAGGTCAGTGGCTACGACGATGCCATGAACCCCATCCGGACGTATCAAGTCTGCAATGTACGCGAACTCAACCAAAATAACTGGCTACGTAGCGACTTCATCCCGCGAAAAGATGTACTGCGCGTATATGTGGAGATGAAATTCACAGTGCGTGACTGCAACAGCATTCCCAACATCCCTGGTTCCTGCAAAGAAACATTTAACCTCTTCTACTATGAGTCTGACTCGGATTCAGCCACGGCTACCAGCCCTTTCTGGATGGAGAACCCTTATGTGAAGGTTGACACCATCGCCCCAGATGAGAGCTTTTCCATGCTCGAGTCTGGACGGGTAAACACGAAAGTCAGAAGTTTTGGCCCGCTGTCCAAAGCTGGCTTCTACTTGGCCTTCCAGGATCTCGGTGCTTGCATGTCGCTCATCTCAGTCAGAGTGTTTTATAAGAAGTGCTCCACCACAATCGCCAACTTCGCCGTATTTCCCGAAACGGCAACGGGGGCTGAAGCAACATCGCTGGTGATAGCCCCAGGAACTTGTGTCCCCAATGCCTTGGAGGTGTCTGTGCCGCTGAAGCTTTATTGCAACGGAGATGGGGAGTGGATGGTTCCTGTAGGAGCCTGTACCTGCATGGCTGGTTTTGAACCGGCCATGAAGGACACCCAGTGTCAAG CTTGCAGCCCTGGCACCTTCAAGTCCAAACAGGGGGACAGTTTGTGCTTGCCCTGCCCAGCCAACAGCCGTGCCAGCTCGGGAGCAGCCAGTGTTTGCTCCTGTCGAAACGGTTATTACCGCTCAGACACAGATTCTCCCGACTCCCCCTGCACTA CCGTTCCATCCGCCCCGCGCAGCGTCATCTCCAGTGTCAACGAAACCTCGCTCGTGCTGGAGTGGAGCGAGCCTCGTGACCTGGGCGGCCGCGATGACGTCCTCTACAATGTCATCTGTAAGAAGTGCCTCCCCGACCGGGGAATGTGTTCGCGCTGCGATGACAACGTAGACATCTCACCGCGCCACCTGGGCTTGACCCAGCGGCGTGTGGCGGTCCGGAACCTGCAAGCCCACACACAGTACAGCTTCGAGATCCAGGCGGTCAACGGCGTTTCCAACAAGAGCCCCTATACGCCACAGTTCTCCGCCGTGAACATCACCACAAATCAGGCCG CTCCCTCTGCAGTGCCCACAGTTCACCTGATGGCGGCCACAGCGAGCACCATGAGCCTGTCCTGGCTGCCTCCAGAGAAACCCAACGGAATCATTCTGGATTATGAGATTAAGTACCATGAGAAG GATCAGGGTGAGGCCATTGCCCATACCATGACTGCCCAACGGAGCAACGCCCGCATTGAAGGTCTTAAGGCTGGTACACCTTACGTGGTGCAGGTCCGCGCTCGAACAGTCGCTGGTTACGGTCGCTACAGCAGCCCAGCCGACTTCAGCACCAACCTCCAAA CTGACCCCCCAAAGTCACTGCAGGAGCAGCTGCCGCTCATCGTTGGATCAGCCACTGCCACCTTAGTCTTCATCATTGCAGTTGTGGTCATCGCTATTGTCTGCCTGAG AAAGCAGAGAAACGGTTCAGAGTCAGAGTACACAGAGAAACTGCAGCAGTACA AATCCCCAATAGTAACGCCGGGAATGAAGGTCTACATTGACCCCTTCACCTATGAGGACCCCAACGAGGCAGTGCGCGAGTTTGCCAAGGAGATCGATGTGTCCTGCGTGAAGATCGAGGAGGTCATTGGCGCAGGTAACCCACCAAAGCTCCTGAGCTACAGGGGGAAGACTGCTAGTCACCTCCAGGCCATACCATTAGAGGACTTCACACCAAGCG GAGAGTTTGGGGAGGTGTGTCGCGGTCGCCTAAAGCTGCCCGGGCGCCGGGAGATCATCGTAGCCATCAAGACTCTCAAGGTGGGCTACACCGACCGGCAGAGGCGAGACTTCCTATCTGAAGCTTCCATCATGGGCCAGTTCGACCACCCCAACATTATCCGCCTGGAAGGTGTGGTCACCAAAAGTCGTCCGGTGATGATTGTGACCGAATTTATGGAGAATGGAGCGCTGGACTCTTTTCTAAGG CTCAATGATGGGCAGTtcacagtgatccagctggtaGGCATGCTCCGTGGGATCGCAGCAGGCATGAAGTACCTGTCAGACATGAACTACGTGCACAGAGACTTGGCTGCCCGTAACATCTTGGTTAACAGTAATCTGGTGTGTAAGGTATCTGACTTCGGCCTGTCTCGTTTCCTTGAGGATGACCCCACAGATCCAACCTACACCAGCTCACTG GGAGGGAAGATCCCCATTCGCTGGACCGCTCCGGAGGCAATCGCCTACAGGAAGTTCACCTCTGCCAGCGACGTCTGGAGCTACGGCATCGTCATGTGGGAAGTTATGTCGTATGGCGAGCGGCCGTACTGGGACATGAGCAATCAAGAT GTGATAAATGCTGTGGAGCAGGACTATCGACTGCCCCCACCCATGGACTGCCCGACGGCTCTGCACCAGCTCATGTTGGACTGCTGGGTGAAAGAAAGGAACCTACGACCTAAATTCACCCAGATCGTGGCCACGTTGGATAAGCTTATTCGCAATGCTGCCAGTCTCAAAGTAGTCACCAACAGCACACAGTCCTCAGG GGTTTCTCAGCCCTTGCTTGACCGCTGTGTGCCAGACTATACCACTTTCACCACTGTGGGGGACTGGCTGGATGCCATCAAGATGAGCCGCTACCGTGACAACTTTGTCAACGCAGGATTTGCTTCCTTTGACCTGGTGGCCCAGATGACAGCAGA
- the LOC116335570 gene encoding ephrin type-B receptor 3 isoform X6, which translates to MTMDYFLLLCSLLLPVVSAVEETLMDTKWATTELAWTAHPETGWEEVSGYDDAMNPIRTYQVCNVRELNQNNWLRSDFIPRKDVLRVYVEMKFTVRDCNSIPNIPGSCKETFNLFYYESDSDSATATSPFWMENPYVKVDTIAPDESFSMLESGRVNTKVRSFGPLSKAGFYLAFQDLGACMSLISVRVFYKKCSTTIANFAVFPETATGAEATSLVIAPGTCVPNALEVSVPLKLYCNGDGEWMVPVGACTCMAGFEPAMKDTQCQACSPGTFKSKQGDSLCLPCPANSRASSGAASVCSCRNGYYRSDTDSPDSPCTTVPSAPRSVISSVNETSLVLEWSEPRDLGGRDDVLYNVICKKCLPDRGMCSRCDDNVDISPRHLGLTQRRVAVRNLQAHTQYSFEIQAVNGVSNKSPYTPQFSAVNITTNQAAPSAVPTVHLMAATASTMSLSWLPPEKPNGIILDYEIKYHEKDQGEAIAHTMTAQRSNARIEGLKAGTPYVVQVRARTVAGYGRYSSPADFSTNLQTDPPKSLQEQLPLIVGSATATLVFIIAVVVIAIVCLRKQRNGSESEYTEKLQQYITPGMKVYIDPFTYEDPNEAVREFAKEIDVSCVKIEEVIGAGEFGEVCRGRLKLPGRREIIVAIKTLKVGYTDRQRRDFLSEASIMGQFDHPNIIRLEGVVTKSRPVMIVTEFMENGALDSFLRLNDGQFTVIQLVGMLRGIAAGMKYLSDMNYVHRDLAARNILVNSNLVCKVSDFGLSRFLEDDPTDPTYTSSLGGKIPIRWTAPEAIAYRKFTSASDVWSYGIVMWEVMSYGERPYWDMSNQDVINAVEQDYRLPPPMDCPTALHQLMLDCWVKERNLRPKFTQIVATLDKLIRNAASLKVVTNSTQSSGDLLRIGVTLAGHQKKILGSIQDMRLQMNQTLPVQV; encoded by the exons AGACATTGATGGACACAAAGTGGGCCACGACAGAATTGGCTTGGACTGCACACCCTGAGACTGGG TGGGAAGAGGTCAGTGGCTACGACGATGCCATGAACCCCATCCGGACGTATCAAGTCTGCAATGTACGCGAACTCAACCAAAATAACTGGCTACGTAGCGACTTCATCCCGCGAAAAGATGTACTGCGCGTATATGTGGAGATGAAATTCACAGTGCGTGACTGCAACAGCATTCCCAACATCCCTGGTTCCTGCAAAGAAACATTTAACCTCTTCTACTATGAGTCTGACTCGGATTCAGCCACGGCTACCAGCCCTTTCTGGATGGAGAACCCTTATGTGAAGGTTGACACCATCGCCCCAGATGAGAGCTTTTCCATGCTCGAGTCTGGACGGGTAAACACGAAAGTCAGAAGTTTTGGCCCGCTGTCCAAAGCTGGCTTCTACTTGGCCTTCCAGGATCTCGGTGCTTGCATGTCGCTCATCTCAGTCAGAGTGTTTTATAAGAAGTGCTCCACCACAATCGCCAACTTCGCCGTATTTCCCGAAACGGCAACGGGGGCTGAAGCAACATCGCTGGTGATAGCCCCAGGAACTTGTGTCCCCAATGCCTTGGAGGTGTCTGTGCCGCTGAAGCTTTATTGCAACGGAGATGGGGAGTGGATGGTTCCTGTAGGAGCCTGTACCTGCATGGCTGGTTTTGAACCGGCCATGAAGGACACCCAGTGTCAAG CTTGCAGCCCTGGCACCTTCAAGTCCAAACAGGGGGACAGTTTGTGCTTGCCCTGCCCAGCCAACAGCCGTGCCAGCTCGGGAGCAGCCAGTGTTTGCTCCTGTCGAAACGGTTATTACCGCTCAGACACAGATTCTCCCGACTCCCCCTGCACTA CCGTTCCATCCGCCCCGCGCAGCGTCATCTCCAGTGTCAACGAAACCTCGCTCGTGCTGGAGTGGAGCGAGCCTCGTGACCTGGGCGGCCGCGATGACGTCCTCTACAATGTCATCTGTAAGAAGTGCCTCCCCGACCGGGGAATGTGTTCGCGCTGCGATGACAACGTAGACATCTCACCGCGCCACCTGGGCTTGACCCAGCGGCGTGTGGCGGTCCGGAACCTGCAAGCCCACACACAGTACAGCTTCGAGATCCAGGCGGTCAACGGCGTTTCCAACAAGAGCCCCTATACGCCACAGTTCTCCGCCGTGAACATCACCACAAATCAGGCCG CTCCCTCTGCAGTGCCCACAGTTCACCTGATGGCGGCCACAGCGAGCACCATGAGCCTGTCCTGGCTGCCTCCAGAGAAACCCAACGGAATCATTCTGGATTATGAGATTAAGTACCATGAGAAG GATCAGGGTGAGGCCATTGCCCATACCATGACTGCCCAACGGAGCAACGCCCGCATTGAAGGTCTTAAGGCTGGTACACCTTACGTGGTGCAGGTCCGCGCTCGAACAGTCGCTGGTTACGGTCGCTACAGCAGCCCAGCCGACTTCAGCACCAACCTCCAAA CTGACCCCCCAAAGTCACTGCAGGAGCAGCTGCCGCTCATCGTTGGATCAGCCACTGCCACCTTAGTCTTCATCATTGCAGTTGTGGTCATCGCTATTGTCTGCCTGAG AAAGCAGAGAAACGGTTCAGAGTCAGAGTACACAGAGAAACTGCAGCAGTACA TAACGCCGGGAATGAAGGTCTACATTGACCCCTTCACCTATGAGGACCCCAACGAGGCAGTGCGCGAGTTTGCCAAGGAGATCGATGTGTCCTGCGTGAAGATCGAGGAGGTCATTGGCGCAG GAGAGTTTGGGGAGGTGTGTCGCGGTCGCCTAAAGCTGCCCGGGCGCCGGGAGATCATCGTAGCCATCAAGACTCTCAAGGTGGGCTACACCGACCGGCAGAGGCGAGACTTCCTATCTGAAGCTTCCATCATGGGCCAGTTCGACCACCCCAACATTATCCGCCTGGAAGGTGTGGTCACCAAAAGTCGTCCGGTGATGATTGTGACCGAATTTATGGAGAATGGAGCGCTGGACTCTTTTCTAAGG CTCAATGATGGGCAGTtcacagtgatccagctggtaGGCATGCTCCGTGGGATCGCAGCAGGCATGAAGTACCTGTCAGACATGAACTACGTGCACAGAGACTTGGCTGCCCGTAACATCTTGGTTAACAGTAATCTGGTGTGTAAGGTATCTGACTTCGGCCTGTCTCGTTTCCTTGAGGATGACCCCACAGATCCAACCTACACCAGCTCACTG GGAGGGAAGATCCCCATTCGCTGGACCGCTCCGGAGGCAATCGCCTACAGGAAGTTCACCTCTGCCAGCGACGTCTGGAGCTACGGCATCGTCATGTGGGAAGTTATGTCGTATGGCGAGCGGCCGTACTGGGACATGAGCAATCAAGAT GTGATAAATGCTGTGGAGCAGGACTATCGACTGCCCCCACCCATGGACTGCCCGACGGCTCTGCACCAGCTCATGTTGGACTGCTGGGTGAAAGAAAGGAACCTACGACCTAAATTCACCCAGATCGTGGCCACGTTGGATAAGCTTATTCGCAATGCTGCCAGTCTCAAAGTAGTCACCAACAGCACACAGTCCTCAGG
- the LOC116335570 gene encoding ephrin type-B receptor 3 isoform X5 — MTMDYFLLLCSLLLPVVSAVEETLMDTKWATTELAWTAHPETGWEEVSGYDDAMNPIRTYQVCNVRELNQNNWLRSDFIPRKDVLRVYVEMKFTVRDCNSIPNIPGSCKETFNLFYYESDSDSATATSPFWMENPYVKVDTIAPDESFSMLESGRVNTKVRSFGPLSKAGFYLAFQDLGACMSLISVRVFYKKCSTTIANFAVFPETATGAEATSLVIAPGTCVPNALEVSVPLKLYCNGDGEWMVPVGACTCMAGFEPAMKDTQCQACSPGTFKSKQGDSLCLPCPANSRASSGAASVCSCRNGYYRSDTDSPDSPCTTVPSAPRSVISSVNETSLVLEWSEPRDLGGRDDVLYNVICKKCLPDRGMCSRCDDNVDISPRHLGLTQRRVAVRNLQAHTQYSFEIQAVNGVSNKSPYTPQFSAVNITTNQAAPSAVPTVHLMAATASTMSLSWLPPEKPNGIILDYEIKYHEKDQGEAIAHTMTAQRSNARIEGLKAGTPYVVQVRARTVAGYGRYSSPADFSTNLQTDPPKSLQEQLPLIVGSATATLVFIIAVVVIAIVCLRKQRNGSESEYTEKLQQYKSPIVTPGMKVYIDPFTYEDPNEAVREFAKEIDVSCVKIEEVIGAGNPPKLLSYRGKTASHLQAIPLEDFTPSGEFGEVCRGRLKLPGRREIIVAIKTLKVGYTDRQRRDFLSEASIMGQFDHPNIIRLEGVVTKSRPVMIVTEFMENGALDSFLRLNDGQFTVIQLVGMLRGIAAGMKYLSDMNYVHRDLAARNILVNSNLVCKVSDFGLSRFLEDDPTDPTYTSSLGGKIPIRWTAPEAIAYRKFTSASDVWSYGIVMWEVMSYGERPYWDMSNQDVINAVEQDYRLPPPMDCPTALHQLMLDCWVKERNLRPKFTQIVATLDKLIRNAASLKVVTNSTQSSGDLLRIGVTLAGHQKKILGSIQDMRLQMNQTLPVQV, encoded by the exons AGACATTGATGGACACAAAGTGGGCCACGACAGAATTGGCTTGGACTGCACACCCTGAGACTGGG TGGGAAGAGGTCAGTGGCTACGACGATGCCATGAACCCCATCCGGACGTATCAAGTCTGCAATGTACGCGAACTCAACCAAAATAACTGGCTACGTAGCGACTTCATCCCGCGAAAAGATGTACTGCGCGTATATGTGGAGATGAAATTCACAGTGCGTGACTGCAACAGCATTCCCAACATCCCTGGTTCCTGCAAAGAAACATTTAACCTCTTCTACTATGAGTCTGACTCGGATTCAGCCACGGCTACCAGCCCTTTCTGGATGGAGAACCCTTATGTGAAGGTTGACACCATCGCCCCAGATGAGAGCTTTTCCATGCTCGAGTCTGGACGGGTAAACACGAAAGTCAGAAGTTTTGGCCCGCTGTCCAAAGCTGGCTTCTACTTGGCCTTCCAGGATCTCGGTGCTTGCATGTCGCTCATCTCAGTCAGAGTGTTTTATAAGAAGTGCTCCACCACAATCGCCAACTTCGCCGTATTTCCCGAAACGGCAACGGGGGCTGAAGCAACATCGCTGGTGATAGCCCCAGGAACTTGTGTCCCCAATGCCTTGGAGGTGTCTGTGCCGCTGAAGCTTTATTGCAACGGAGATGGGGAGTGGATGGTTCCTGTAGGAGCCTGTACCTGCATGGCTGGTTTTGAACCGGCCATGAAGGACACCCAGTGTCAAG CTTGCAGCCCTGGCACCTTCAAGTCCAAACAGGGGGACAGTTTGTGCTTGCCCTGCCCAGCCAACAGCCGTGCCAGCTCGGGAGCAGCCAGTGTTTGCTCCTGTCGAAACGGTTATTACCGCTCAGACACAGATTCTCCCGACTCCCCCTGCACTA CCGTTCCATCCGCCCCGCGCAGCGTCATCTCCAGTGTCAACGAAACCTCGCTCGTGCTGGAGTGGAGCGAGCCTCGTGACCTGGGCGGCCGCGATGACGTCCTCTACAATGTCATCTGTAAGAAGTGCCTCCCCGACCGGGGAATGTGTTCGCGCTGCGATGACAACGTAGACATCTCACCGCGCCACCTGGGCTTGACCCAGCGGCGTGTGGCGGTCCGGAACCTGCAAGCCCACACACAGTACAGCTTCGAGATCCAGGCGGTCAACGGCGTTTCCAACAAGAGCCCCTATACGCCACAGTTCTCCGCCGTGAACATCACCACAAATCAGGCCG CTCCCTCTGCAGTGCCCACAGTTCACCTGATGGCGGCCACAGCGAGCACCATGAGCCTGTCCTGGCTGCCTCCAGAGAAACCCAACGGAATCATTCTGGATTATGAGATTAAGTACCATGAGAAG GATCAGGGTGAGGCCATTGCCCATACCATGACTGCCCAACGGAGCAACGCCCGCATTGAAGGTCTTAAGGCTGGTACACCTTACGTGGTGCAGGTCCGCGCTCGAACAGTCGCTGGTTACGGTCGCTACAGCAGCCCAGCCGACTTCAGCACCAACCTCCAAA CTGACCCCCCAAAGTCACTGCAGGAGCAGCTGCCGCTCATCGTTGGATCAGCCACTGCCACCTTAGTCTTCATCATTGCAGTTGTGGTCATCGCTATTGTCTGCCTGAG AAAGCAGAGAAACGGTTCAGAGTCAGAGTACACAGAGAAACTGCAGCAGTACA AATCCCCAATAGTAACGCCGGGAATGAAGGTCTACATTGACCCCTTCACCTATGAGGACCCCAACGAGGCAGTGCGCGAGTTTGCCAAGGAGATCGATGTGTCCTGCGTGAAGATCGAGGAGGTCATTGGCGCAGGTAACCCACCAAAGCTCCTGAGCTACAGGGGGAAGACTGCTAGTCACCTCCAGGCCATACCATTAGAGGACTTCACACCAAGCG GAGAGTTTGGGGAGGTGTGTCGCGGTCGCCTAAAGCTGCCCGGGCGCCGGGAGATCATCGTAGCCATCAAGACTCTCAAGGTGGGCTACACCGACCGGCAGAGGCGAGACTTCCTATCTGAAGCTTCCATCATGGGCCAGTTCGACCACCCCAACATTATCCGCCTGGAAGGTGTGGTCACCAAAAGTCGTCCGGTGATGATTGTGACCGAATTTATGGAGAATGGAGCGCTGGACTCTTTTCTAAGG CTCAATGATGGGCAGTtcacagtgatccagctggtaGGCATGCTCCGTGGGATCGCAGCAGGCATGAAGTACCTGTCAGACATGAACTACGTGCACAGAGACTTGGCTGCCCGTAACATCTTGGTTAACAGTAATCTGGTGTGTAAGGTATCTGACTTCGGCCTGTCTCGTTTCCTTGAGGATGACCCCACAGATCCAACCTACACCAGCTCACTG GGAGGGAAGATCCCCATTCGCTGGACCGCTCCGGAGGCAATCGCCTACAGGAAGTTCACCTCTGCCAGCGACGTCTGGAGCTACGGCATCGTCATGTGGGAAGTTATGTCGTATGGCGAGCGGCCGTACTGGGACATGAGCAATCAAGAT GTGATAAATGCTGTGGAGCAGGACTATCGACTGCCCCCACCCATGGACTGCCCGACGGCTCTGCACCAGCTCATGTTGGACTGCTGGGTGAAAGAAAGGAACCTACGACCTAAATTCACCCAGATCGTGGCCACGTTGGATAAGCTTATTCGCAATGCTGCCAGTCTCAAAGTAGTCACCAACAGCACACAGTCCTCAGG